A genome region from Mesorhizobium sp. B2-1-8 includes the following:
- a CDS encoding amylo-alpha-1,6-glucosidase, producing the protein MQSVSAEAISHAPFPGGSGVTHLAQLFVPSLQERRPRTLKHDDIFGVFDRNGDVLSGPGSPDGIYYRDTRYLSHLGLTINGARPMLLSSTLRDDNATLTCDLTNPDIFDAEGVRVLKHDLIHLRRSRLLWGARCFERLAVRNFDEFPHRLQLELVFASDFADLFEVRGTPRPQRGEDCQPDVAGNRVTLAYMGLDGMRRATILSFDPVPATLTGEQARFVIELAPHETRSLFVDVGCDQREIGDQSPRRTFFIALRDARRALRYSTSKAAAITTSNEIFDEAVHRSVSDLYMLITQTPEGPYPYAGIPWFSTVFGRDALITAMEMLWLDPSIARGVLLYLAANQATELDHVSDAEPGKILHELRRGEMAVLREVPFRRYYGSVDSTPLFIMLAGAYLERTSDLETLQRLMPNIEAALAWIGDYGDRDKDGFVEYQRLTPDGLVNQGWKDSSDSVFHADGTLAKGSIALAEVQAYVYGAWCAAAAISRRLGNSARANKLEAKASDLRDRFDVCFFDEQLGTYVLALDGDKRPCRVRSSNAGHALFTGLARAERAKSVVQSLTERAFFTGWGIRTIAATEARYNPMSYHNGSVWPHDNALIAAGFARYGFRHQAAKIFEGLFAASTYLDLRRLPELFCGFPRQSAQAPTFYPVACNPQAWAAAAPLLFVQACLGLEFDPNSQFVIFDAPVLPSFLDQIVLRRLSLGAGSVDVALRRTGSQVVVDVLGRTGSIRVVAKS; encoded by the coding sequence ATGCAATCCGTGAGTGCTGAAGCGATCTCCCATGCACCTTTTCCCGGGGGATCCGGCGTTACCCATCTTGCCCAGCTTTTCGTCCCCTCTCTGCAGGAGCGCCGGCCCCGAACACTCAAGCATGACGACATTTTCGGCGTCTTCGACCGTAACGGCGACGTCCTCTCTGGTCCTGGTAGCCCAGACGGGATTTACTATCGCGACACACGCTATCTTTCGCATCTTGGTCTGACGATCAATGGCGCCAGGCCTATGCTGCTCAGTTCGACATTGCGTGACGACAATGCCACCTTGACTTGCGATTTAACCAATCCAGACATTTTCGATGCCGAAGGCGTTCGCGTGCTGAAGCACGACTTAATTCATCTCCGGCGGTCCCGATTATTGTGGGGCGCCCGATGCTTCGAGCGGCTGGCTGTGCGAAATTTCGATGAATTTCCGCATCGTCTCCAGCTTGAACTGGTTTTCGCATCCGATTTTGCGGATCTTTTCGAGGTGCGGGGCACGCCGCGGCCTCAGCGAGGAGAGGATTGTCAACCGGACGTGGCCGGTAACCGGGTTACGCTCGCTTACATGGGCTTGGATGGCATGCGACGCGCTACCATTTTGTCCTTCGATCCCGTGCCGGCGACGCTCACCGGCGAACAGGCGAGGTTTGTGATCGAACTCGCACCTCACGAAACCCGTTCGCTTTTCGTCGATGTCGGCTGTGACCAGCGGGAAATCGGCGACCAGTCGCCTCGGCGCACCTTTTTCATTGCACTTCGCGATGCGCGGCGGGCGCTGCGTTATTCCACATCGAAGGCCGCCGCCATAACGACCTCCAACGAAATCTTTGATGAGGCGGTGCACCGAAGTGTGTCGGACCTCTACATGCTGATCACACAAACACCTGAGGGACCCTATCCCTATGCTGGCATTCCATGGTTCAGCACCGTGTTCGGGCGTGACGCTCTCATCACTGCCATGGAGATGCTTTGGCTCGACCCCTCGATAGCACGCGGCGTACTCCTTTATCTCGCAGCCAATCAGGCAACCGAGCTGGATCATGTGTCGGACGCGGAACCTGGGAAGATCCTTCACGAATTGCGGCGTGGCGAAATGGCGGTGCTTCGGGAGGTGCCGTTCCGCCGGTACTATGGCAGCGTCGACTCCACCCCCCTCTTTATCATGTTGGCAGGTGCTTATCTGGAGAGGACAAGCGATCTCGAAACATTGCAGCGTCTGATGCCCAATATCGAAGCTGCTCTCGCTTGGATCGGCGATTACGGTGACCGCGACAAGGACGGTTTCGTTGAGTACCAGCGATTGACGCCAGATGGTTTGGTAAACCAGGGTTGGAAGGACAGCAGCGATTCTGTTTTTCACGCAGACGGAACGCTCGCGAAGGGATCGATCGCACTCGCCGAGGTGCAGGCATACGTCTATGGAGCATGGTGCGCGGCCGCTGCCATCTCTCGTCGGCTCGGCAATTCGGCGCGAGCCAACAAGCTCGAAGCCAAGGCATCGGACCTCCGCGATCGCTTCGACGTCTGTTTTTTCGACGAGCAGCTCGGCACATATGTGCTTGCGCTCGACGGAGACAAGCGCCCCTGCAGGGTACGTTCGTCAAATGCCGGTCATGCACTTTTCACCGGTCTCGCGCGTGCCGAGCGAGCAAAGTCTGTGGTTCAGAGTCTCACGGAGCGCGCCTTTTTTACGGGCTGGGGTATCAGAACCATTGCTGCGACAGAGGCCCGCTACAATCCAATGAGCTATCATAATGGCTCTGTCTGGCCACATGACAACGCGTTGATCGCCGCCGGCTTCGCTCGCTATGGCTTCCGACACCAAGCTGCAAAGATATTCGAAGGTCTGTTCGCCGCTTCGACATATCTCGATCTGCGTCGCTTGCCAGAACTATTCTGCGGCTTCCCGCGCCAAAGTGCCCAAGCACCGACATTCTATCCGGTCGCATGCAATCCCCAGGCGTGGGCGGCCGCTGCGCCATTGCTTTTCGTGCAAGCTTGCCTCGGCCTCGAATTTGATCCGAATTCTCAGTTTGTCATTTTTGACGCCCCTGTCTTGCCGAGCTTCCTGGATCAAATCGTCCTGAGACGGCTTTCTCTGGGTGCCGGATCGGTGGACGTGGCGCTCCGTCGTACCGGCTCTCAGGTGGTCGTTGACGTTCTTGGCCGCACTGGATCGATCAGAGTCGTTGCGAAGAGCTGA
- a CDS encoding IS701 family transposase translates to MNRDWQVDLEQWLEPFVSALRHKTRARMCPAYIAGLIGLGDRKSIQPMAARDAGVNYDQLHHFIASGVWDAAPLEKVLLAEADRQVGGNDAWLIVDDTALPKKGRHSVGVAPQYASALGKNANCQTLVSLTLASGEVPVMVGLRLFLPESWTSDPARLDRAGVPADHRAYRTKPEIALAEIDRARAAGLRFGCVLADAGYGLSAPFRQALTERGLTWAVGIPFKQKVYPADVAMIFPLAGRGRPRQRHIPDVKSMTAQAMLETAPWRAVSWRRGTKGRLSARFAAVRVRVADGPPQRIRDMGAQHLPGEEVWVIGEHRSTGERKYYLSNLPADTPLKQIAGAIKARWVCEQAHQQLKEELGLDHFEGRSWTGLHRHALMTMIAYAFLQSRRLKQAGGGKKNPWPAAPTEPTRRQASHPHRARAAAPNPLSPLPQNPLC, encoded by the coding sequence ATGAACAGGGATTGGCAAGTCGATCTGGAGCAGTGGCTTGAGCCGTTCGTCTCGGCGTTGAGGCACAAGACGCGTGCGCGGATGTGTCCGGCCTATATTGCTGGGCTGATTGGCCTTGGGGATCGCAAGAGCATCCAACCGATGGCGGCGCGCGACGCAGGCGTCAATTATGACCAGCTGCACCACTTCATCGCGAGCGGCGTGTGGGATGCTGCGCCGCTGGAGAAGGTGCTACTTGCGGAGGCCGACAGACAAGTTGGCGGGAACGATGCGTGGCTGATCGTGGACGACACCGCGCTCCCCAAGAAGGGGCGCCACTCGGTCGGCGTCGCGCCGCAATATGCCTCGGCGCTTGGCAAGAACGCCAACTGCCAGACGCTGGTGTCGCTGACGCTGGCCTCTGGCGAAGTGCCGGTCATGGTGGGGCTGCGGCTGTTTCTGCCCGAGAGCTGGACTTCCGATCCCGCCCGGCTCGACCGTGCCGGTGTGCCCGCGGACCATCGTGCCTACAGGACCAAGCCCGAAATCGCGCTGGCCGAGATCGACCGGGCTCGCGCAGCCGGCCTACGCTTTGGCTGCGTGCTCGCCGATGCCGGATATGGCTTGAGCGCCCCCTTCCGGCAGGCGCTCACCGAGCGCGGCCTTACCTGGGCCGTCGGTATCCCGTTCAAGCAGAAGGTCTATCCCGCCGACGTGGCAATGATCTTTCCCCTTGCCGGACGCGGCCGTCCGCGCCAGCGGCATATCCCCGATGTGAAGTCGATGACCGCGCAGGCGATGCTGGAGACAGCCCCATGGCGTGCGGTCAGTTGGCGGCGTGGCACCAAAGGCCGCCTCTCGGCGCGCTTCGCCGCTGTCCGTGTCCGGGTTGCAGATGGCCCACCCCAGCGCATCCGCGACATGGGCGCTCAGCATCTGCCCGGCGAGGAGGTCTGGGTGATCGGCGAGCACCGCTCGACCGGCGAGCGCAAATACTACCTCTCCAACTTGCCCGCCGACACCCCGCTCAAGCAGATCGCAGGCGCCATCAAGGCGCGCTGGGTCTGCGAACAGGCGCATCAGCAGCTCAAGGAGGAACTTGGCCTCGACCACTTCGAGGGGCGCTCATGGACGGGCCTGCACCGGCACGCGCTGATGACTATGATCGCCTACGCTTTCCTGCAATCTCGCCGTCTTAAACAAGCGGGAGGGGGAAAAAAGAATCCTTGGCCCGCCGCCCCAACCGAGCCTACCCGCCGTCAGGCAAGCCATCCTCACCGCGCTCGCGCAGCCGCCCCCAATCCGTTGTCCCCACTGCCGCAGAACCCTCTCTGCTAA
- a CDS encoding UDP-glucose dehydrogenase family protein: MNLTVFGIGYVGLVQAAVLAEVGHQVVCVDIDASKVERLNQGFVPIFEPGLESIVRENHAAGRIKFTTDAAAAVRHGEIQMIAVGTPPGEDGSADLKYVLAVAETIGREMDTAKIVVGKSTVPVGTCEKVKARIAETLKKRGREDLSFDVASNPEFLKEGSAVADCMKPDRIIVGTDSEDTEAVMRELYAPFNRNHEKMIVMDVRSAEFTKYAANCMLATKISFMNEMANLAEQLGADIEEVRKGIGSDPRIGYHFIYPGLGYGGSCFPKDVRALIKTAEGVKFDAKLLRAVEERNNDQKSVLFDKVHRYFKGNLEGKTFALWGLAFKPNTDDMREAPARVLMEALWNAGATVQAYDPEAMQECQAIYGLRDDLMLCGTKEAALRGADALLIATEWKSFRAPSFDALKDALTTPVIFDGRNLYDPKVVARHGIEYHSIGRMAA; encoded by the coding sequence ATGAACTTGACGGTGTTTGGAATTGGCTATGTCGGCCTCGTACAGGCGGCGGTGCTTGCCGAAGTTGGCCACCAGGTTGTCTGCGTCGATATCGACGCAAGCAAGGTGGAGCGGCTCAACCAGGGCTTTGTCCCGATCTTCGAGCCAGGCCTTGAAAGCATCGTCAGGGAGAATCACGCCGCTGGCCGCATCAAGTTCACCACCGATGCGGCGGCTGCCGTCAGGCATGGCGAAATCCAGATGATCGCGGTCGGCACGCCGCCCGGCGAGGACGGTTCGGCCGACCTCAAATATGTCCTGGCGGTCGCCGAGACCATCGGCCGCGAGATGGATACCGCCAAGATCGTCGTCGGCAAATCGACAGTGCCGGTCGGCACCTGCGAAAAGGTGAAGGCCAGGATCGCCGAGACGCTGAAGAAGCGCGGGCGCGAGGATTTGAGCTTCGACGTCGCCTCCAATCCAGAATTCCTCAAGGAGGGCTCCGCCGTCGCCGACTGCATGAAGCCGGATCGCATCATCGTCGGCACCGACAGCGAGGACACCGAGGCGGTGATGCGCGAACTCTACGCGCCCTTCAATCGCAACCACGAGAAGATGATCGTGATGGACGTGCGCAGCGCCGAATTCACGAAATACGCCGCCAATTGCATGCTGGCGACCAAGATCAGCTTCATGAACGAGATGGCGAACCTTGCCGAGCAGCTCGGCGCGGACATCGAGGAGGTGCGCAAAGGCATCGGCAGCGATCCGCGCATCGGCTACCATTTCATCTATCCGGGTCTCGGCTATGGCGGCTCGTGCTTTCCCAAGGATGTCCGTGCCCTGATCAAGACCGCCGAGGGCGTCAAGTTCGACGCCAAGCTGCTGCGCGCCGTCGAGGAGCGCAACAATGACCAGAAATCCGTCCTGTTCGACAAGGTGCACCGCTATTTCAAGGGCAACCTCGAGGGCAAGACCTTCGCGCTGTGGGGCTTGGCCTTCAAGCCCAACACCGACGACATGCGCGAGGCGCCCGCGCGTGTCCTGATGGAAGCGCTCTGGAACGCCGGCGCGACCGTGCAGGCCTATGACCCCGAGGCCATGCAGGAATGCCAGGCCATCTACGGGCTGCGCGACGACCTGATGCTGTGCGGCACCAAGGAAGCGGCATTGCGCGGCGCCGATGCGCTGCTGATCGCCACCGAATGGAAGAGTTTCCGCGCACCGTCCTTCGATGCACTGAAGGATGCACTGACCACGCCGGTCATCTTCGATGGCCGCAACCTCTACGATCCCAAGGTCGTGGCGCGCCACGGCATCGAATATCACTCGATCGGCAGAATGGCGGCATGA
- a CDS encoding recombinase family protein: protein MTNVTTELRVPAAQYIRMSTEHQRYSLENQIPAIAEYAETRGFAIVQTYSDAGKSGLSLKGREGLKQLLGDVVTGRRSYSAVLVLDVSRWGRFQDADQSAHYEFLCRDAGVAVEYCGEPFENDGSMVSSIVKNLKRVMAGEFSRELSAKVSRAQKQQASLGFKQGGQMPYGTRRMLVSKDREPRFLLGPGEQKGLDTDRVVFVPGPGEEIGIVRRIFRMFVDQRRSMSSIAKKLNEEGVPSTDGWRWTLGRVRTVLKSELMIGYYVFNRTTGRLRGPSRPNPPNLWVRTRVMEPIVDSRQFAKAQREMGYKRGYGYAKSDMVKGLRRLLREKKKLSSDIIDVCTYTPCARSYGERFGGLRAAYAIVGYECRWRPGPRRRFSDEELLDGIRRLHTAFGHVTIALINADPDLPRAFVFMRRFGTMTRAYGLAGFPTTKAEACSAARKRASPRLREGLRYEPSRPRSERTR, encoded by the coding sequence GTGACTAATGTGACGACTGAGCTTCGCGTTCCAGCGGCGCAGTACATTCGCATGTCAACAGAGCACCAGCGCTATTCTCTTGAAAACCAGATCCCTGCCATTGCGGAGTATGCCGAGACACGGGGCTTCGCTATTGTCCAGACCTATTCCGATGCCGGTAAGAGCGGCTTGAGCTTGAAAGGGAGAGAGGGACTCAAGCAGTTGTTGGGCGACGTGGTGACTGGCAGGCGCAGTTATTCGGCAGTTTTGGTTCTGGACGTTAGCCGGTGGGGCCGCTTTCAGGATGCTGATCAATCCGCACATTATGAGTTCCTGTGTCGAGATGCAGGGGTTGCGGTGGAATACTGCGGCGAGCCGTTCGAGAACGACGGCAGTATGGTTTCGTCAATCGTGAAGAATCTAAAGCGGGTGATGGCGGGCGAGTTCAGCCGTGAGCTCTCGGCCAAAGTCTCAAGGGCGCAGAAGCAGCAGGCCAGCCTTGGATTTAAGCAAGGCGGCCAAATGCCTTATGGAACAAGACGAATGCTCGTTAGCAAAGATCGGGAACCTCGATTTCTCCTCGGACCGGGCGAACAAAAGGGGCTAGACACCGATCGTGTTGTCTTTGTGCCGGGCCCAGGCGAGGAGATCGGGATCGTCCGACGCATTTTCCGGATGTTCGTTGACCAAAGACGAAGCATGAGCAGCATTGCGAAAAAGCTAAACGAGGAAGGTGTGCCTTCAACAGACGGTTGGCGGTGGACATTGGGGCGGGTCAGAACCGTTCTGAAAAGCGAGTTGATGATCGGATATTATGTCTTCAACCGAACCACAGGGCGATTGAGAGGGCCGTCTCGACCAAATCCTCCGAACCTATGGGTCAGAACACGGGTCATGGAGCCGATTGTGGACTCAAGACAGTTCGCAAAGGCCCAACGGGAGATGGGGTACAAGCGCGGGTACGGCTATGCGAAGTCTGACATGGTCAAAGGCCTTCGTCGGCTTTTGCGAGAAAAAAAGAAGCTCTCTTCGGACATCATTGACGTCTGCACCTACACGCCTTGCGCACGATCTTATGGAGAGCGTTTTGGAGGCCTACGGGCTGCCTACGCCATCGTGGGCTACGAGTGCCGCTGGCGACCTGGGCCGCGTCGCAGATTTTCGGATGAGGAGCTCCTTGATGGCATCCGGCGGCTACACACTGCGTTCGGCCATGTTACCATTGCGCTCATCAATGCCGACCCAGACCTACCACGGGCTTTCGTCTTCATGCGGAGATTTGGCACGATGACTAGAGCCTATGGGCTGGCAGGCTTTCCAACTACTAAGGCAGAGGCATGTTCTGCCGCGCGAAAGAGGGCTAGCCCGCGCCTTCGAGAGGGATTGCGATACGAACCGTCCAGGCCGCGCAGCGAACGAACCAGATAG
- a CDS encoding IS5 family transposase, whose amino-acid sequence MDCDALRDDQWERIKGFVPGGTKGKRGPRTDNRKFLDALLWMARSGGRWRDLPERLGDYRSVKRRYYRWIEMGVLDEMLMVLAREADLEWLMIDSTIVRAHQHARRCAPVKRGADAQGLGRSRGGLSTKIHAAGDALGLPVRLIASPGQRNDIAFAHDLVDGFETGAAIADKGYDADHLLEKIAEIGADVVIPPKRNRKHQRPYDADLYKERNIIERFFNKLKQFRRVATRYDKLLANFMGFVKLAAIAIWLR is encoded by the coding sequence ATGGACTGCGATGCGCTTCGAGACGATCAGTGGGAACGGATCAAGGGCTTTGTGCCTGGCGGTACGAAGGGCAAGCGCGGCCCGCGCACCGACAACCGGAAGTTCCTCGATGCCCTGCTGTGGATGGCCCGCTCGGGTGGGCGCTGGCGTGATCTACCCGAGCGGCTCGGCGACTATCGATCCGTGAAGCGGCGCTACTATCGCTGGATCGAAATGGGCGTTCTCGACGAGATGCTTATGGTTCTTGCGCGCGAAGCCGATCTGGAATGGCTGATGATCGACTCGACCATTGTGCGCGCTCATCAGCACGCCCGCCGGTGCGCGCCGGTCAAAAGGGGGGCGGATGCCCAAGGTCTGGGCCGGTCTCGCGGCGGCCTGAGCACCAAAATCCATGCGGCAGGCGATGCTCTTGGGTTACCGGTTCGCCTGATCGCAAGCCCAGGGCAGCGTAATGACATCGCCTTCGCGCATGATCTCGTCGACGGCTTCGAGACCGGCGCAGCGATCGCCGACAAGGGCTATGACGCCGACCATTTGCTTGAAAAGATCGCAGAAATAGGCGCCGACGTCGTCATCCCGCCCAAGCGCAATCGAAAGCATCAGCGTCCCTACGACGCTGATCTCTACAAGGAGCGCAACATCATCGAGCGTTTCTTCAACAAACTCAAACAGTTCCGCCGCGTCGCAACTCGATACGACAAGCTGCTCGCCAACTTCATGGGCTTTGTCAAACTTGCAGCTATCGCCATCTGGCTCAGGTAG
- a CDS encoding type II toxin-antitoxin system HipA family toxin, with translation MNIDSPRTIQSLDVLLGKRKIGTIVRSPVYAFNFTQQYREAGGFPILSLSFRSANGELGKDPKPLAGILPAFFANLLPEGKLREAMEKHHQGSVRRRNDFDLLAVLGADVSGAVQALPSDGPVVNEKPKAHFSLAGMQMKLSVAKKGGEGGAFTLPKDGELGQYIAKFPPETFPGVSENEFANLALAAAIGMDVPDRELVERSDLQNVPEELNPQSGGPLLLVRRFDRGANGQRIHIEDFAQVFGVPPSRKYDDAAFHQIAAVLNEAVSPSAALEFVRRLTLAALTGNGDMHLKNWSLIYPGGGDRPALAPIYDVLSTVPYIPTDAMALSLGRQRSFKALTASRWKAFANRARLPEAAVLEAVVETVALVNQHWWRLPEREIVPATILERIDEHIKVMTPILTTRDGK, from the coding sequence GTGAACATTGATTCACCTCGGACGATACAGTCGCTAGATGTTCTTCTTGGCAAGCGGAAGATCGGCACGATTGTGCGCAGCCCCGTCTATGCCTTCAACTTTACGCAGCAATATCGGGAAGCGGGCGGTTTTCCAATTCTCAGCCTCTCGTTTAGGTCAGCAAATGGCGAACTCGGGAAAGACCCGAAGCCGCTTGCGGGCATCCTACCCGCGTTCTTCGCCAATCTCCTGCCCGAGGGTAAGCTGCGCGAAGCAATGGAGAAGCATCACCAGGGCAGCGTAAGGCGACGCAATGACTTCGATCTCTTGGCGGTGCTTGGTGCCGATGTTTCCGGGGCAGTGCAAGCCTTGCCCAGTGATGGTCCTGTCGTGAACGAAAAGCCCAAAGCTCATTTCTCTCTGGCCGGAATGCAAATGAAGCTGTCCGTTGCCAAAAAGGGGGGAGAAGGAGGCGCCTTTACCCTGCCGAAGGACGGCGAACTGGGTCAGTACATCGCAAAATTTCCACCCGAGACGTTTCCGGGGGTTTCGGAGAATGAGTTTGCCAATCTGGCCCTTGCCGCAGCTATCGGCATGGATGTGCCTGACCGCGAGTTGGTCGAGAGGTCCGACCTGCAGAACGTTCCCGAGGAACTCAACCCCCAATCCGGGGGACCGCTTCTTCTGGTCAGACGCTTTGATCGAGGCGCGAACGGCCAAAGGATCCACATTGAGGATTTCGCTCAAGTCTTCGGCGTCCCTCCCTCGCGCAAATATGACGACGCTGCCTTTCACCAAATCGCGGCTGTCTTGAACGAGGCTGTGTCCCCTAGTGCGGCTCTCGAATTCGTCCGTCGCTTAACTTTGGCAGCTTTGACCGGCAATGGTGACATGCATCTGAAGAATTGGTCGCTGATCTATCCTGGAGGTGGCGATAGACCGGCTCTTGCCCCGATCTACGATGTGCTATCGACCGTTCCCTACATCCCAACCGACGCCATGGCGCTCTCCCTCGGTCGGCAGCGGTCGTTCAAGGCGCTTACGGCGTCGCGGTGGAAAGCGTTCGCAAACCGCGCCAGGCTGCCCGAGGCCGCCGTGCTTGAAGCGGTTGTTGAGACAGTCGCACTGGTCAACCAGCATTGGTGGCGTTTGCCGGAGCGCGAGATAGTCCCTGCAACGATCCTGGAACGCATCGACGAGCACATTAAGGTCATGACTCCGATTTTGACCACCCGCGACGGAAAGTGA
- a CDS encoding Ku protein, giving the protein MEKPYYLIPADEASLEACSILRDAMANKRVAARSCVVLYQRGREVLIQPFQNGMLLTELRTHNEMTSEKTVFSGLQSPKYDEDLLEIAGLLIDKKVTKFDPSKFEDTYEDALIAMIDAKRKGKAPPKPAPAPKENVIDLASVLHKSLAKEGIKGGAKSKGRKSA; this is encoded by the coding sequence CTGGAAAAGCCTTACTACCTCATCCCGGCGGACGAAGCTTCCCTCGAAGCCTGTTCCATCCTACGCGACGCGATGGCGAACAAGCGGGTGGCTGCACGGTCTTGCGTGGTGCTCTACCAGCGCGGGCGCGAGGTGCTGATCCAACCCTTCCAAAACGGGATGCTGCTGACCGAATTGCGCACTCACAACGAGATGACGTCGGAAAAGACCGTGTTCAGTGGCTTGCAAAGCCCCAAATACGACGAAGACCTTCTTGAGATCGCCGGGCTGTTGATCGACAAGAAAGTCACCAAGTTCGATCCGTCGAAGTTCGAAGACACATACGAGGATGCGTTGATCGCGATGATCGACGCCAAGCGCAAAGGCAAAGCACCGCCCAAGCCGGCGCCGGCGCCAAAAGAGAACGTCATCGACTTAGCCTCAGTGCTTCACAAGAGCCTTGCCAAGGAAGGCATCAAGGGCGGCGCCAAATCCAAGGGCCGAAAGTCGGCATAG
- a CDS encoding glycosyltransferase family 4 protein — MRVAQVAPLTESVPPKFYGGTERIVSYLAEELVRRGHEVTLFASGDSHTSAELIKCCDRALRLDPTVLDPVPHHIIMLDRVRRVADEFDVIHFHTDLLQFQLLNTIQTPALTTLHGRLDLPDLHPFYQSFPDVPLVSISEEQRRPMPPVNWLGTVYNGLPRDLLPMTPDPSGDYLAFLGRISPEKGPETAIEIATRAGMTLKIAAKIDKQDRLFWENEISPMIATHPNVEFLGEIDEHHKADFLGNARALLFPINWPEPFGLVMIEAMACGTPVIAFDRGAVSEVIDHGVSGFVVTTVEEGIEAIRSAGNLDRRRIRAVFEERFSAERMAFDYVSIYNRLVALSSGAAMARARRAQVSA; from the coding sequence ATGAGGGTTGCCCAAGTCGCACCGTTAACAGAAAGCGTTCCCCCAAAATTCTATGGTGGTACCGAGCGGATCGTGTCGTACCTTGCCGAGGAGCTTGTCCGTCGCGGTCATGAGGTCACGCTTTTCGCAAGTGGAGATTCGCACACCTCGGCGGAGCTGATAAAATGCTGCGACCGGGCCTTGAGACTTGATCCGACTGTCCTCGATCCCGTTCCACATCACATCATAATGCTCGATCGCGTTCGACGGGTTGCCGACGAGTTCGACGTCATTCATTTTCACACTGATCTGCTGCAGTTCCAACTGCTCAATACCATCCAAACTCCTGCGCTCACGACGCTGCATGGGCGTCTTGATCTTCCTGACCTGCATCCGTTCTATCAAAGCTTTCCCGACGTGCCGCTCGTGTCGATATCGGAAGAACAACGTCGCCCGATGCCGCCCGTCAACTGGCTCGGGACCGTCTATAATGGGCTACCGCGCGATCTACTGCCGATGACACCGGATCCCTCGGGCGATTATCTGGCGTTTCTCGGCCGTATTTCTCCGGAAAAAGGTCCGGAGACAGCGATCGAGATCGCCACGCGCGCTGGCATGACATTGAAGATCGCGGCCAAAATCGACAAGCAGGACAGGCTATTTTGGGAGAACGAAATCTCGCCCATGATCGCCACACATCCCAACGTGGAATTCCTCGGCGAAATAGATGAACATCATAAGGCTGATTTCCTTGGCAACGCCCGAGCATTGCTTTTTCCAATAAATTGGCCCGAGCCCTTTGGGTTGGTGATGATCGAAGCCATGGCATGCGGCACCCCCGTAATTGCGTTTGATCGAGGCGCGGTATCCGAGGTGATTGACCATGGGGTCTCGGGGTTTGTCGTAACAACAGTCGAGGAGGGAATTGAGGCGATAAGGTCGGCCGGCAATTTGGATCGGCGACGGATCCGGGCTGTTTTCGAAGAACGGTTCTCGGCCGAGCGTATGGCATTCGACTATGTGTCGATTTATAATCGTCTTGTCGCGCTATCATCAGGCGCTGCGATGGCTCGCGCCAGACGCGCTCAAGTGTCAGCTTGA